The Gemmatimonadales bacterium DNA window CGCCCTGGCGCTCGGCGTGGCCGACCGGGTCCTCATGCTGGAGAACTCGATCTACTCGGTCATTTCGCCTGAGGGGTGCGCCGCCATCCTCTGGAAGGACGCCTCGCAGCGCGAGCGCGCCGCTGAGGCGCTGAAGCTCACGGCGGCCGACCTCCTCCGACTCAAGGTCATCGACGAGATCATCCCGGAACCCGCCGGCGGCGCGCACACGGACCACGACGCCACCGGCGAGGCGGTTCGGGAAGCGCTGCTGCGGCACGTGAACGAGCTGCGGAAGGTCAAGCCCGACAAACTGGTCCGCCGCCGTGCCGAGAAGTACGGCGCGATGGGCGCCTACACCGAGGCCTGATGCCGCAGACCGTGGAAGTCCGGTTCAAGGGGAACCGGAAGGGGCTCTTTGACTGGGCGGGCGAGGACCAGGAACTGCGGATGCGCGACGCGGTCATCGTCGACGCCGACCGCGGTCAGGACCTGGGCCGTGTCAGCGCCGTCGGGGAGACCGCCCTGAAGAAGTGCGGGTCGAGTTGCGGCGGCTGCGCCGTTGGCGAGGCGCCCCCCGGCGACCGCGCCCCGGTATTGCGCATTGCCACCAGTGAGGATGTGTCCACCCACGAAGAGCTCCGCCGCTCCGAGGAGGACATCCGCCGCCAGATCATCGGGCGCGTGCGCTCCCACAACCTCCCCATGAAAATCAGTGACACCGAATGGCAGTGGGACCGGAAGAAGCTCACGGTCTACTTCACCTCGGACAAGCGGGTGGACTTCCGGAATCTCGTGCGGGAACTCGCCGGCCTGTTCAAGACACGCATCGAGCTGCGGCAGATCGGGGTCCGCGACGAAGCCGCCCGGCTCTCCGGCGTCGGGCGCTGCGGCCGCGAGTATTGCTGCTCGACCTGGCTGACCGAACTCTCTCCCGTCAACCTCGGCCTCGCAAAGGACCAGCGCCTCTCCCTGAATCCCTCCCAGATTTCCGGCGGGTGCGGGCGCCTGCTCTGCTGCCTGAAGTACGAGCATGAGTTCTACGTGACGACGCGGAAGCGGTTCCCCAAGGAAGGTCGGATGGTCGTCACCGCGCGCGGGCAGGAAAAGGTGGTGGCGGTCGATCTCTTCCGGGAACGGGTGTTCCTGCGCAACGAGGAAGGTCCGCGGGTGGTGCCGCTCCTGCAGCTCAAGGAAGAGGTCGAGGCGGCGGCCGGGTCGGCGGCACCCCCTGCCCGCTCCGCCCCGGCGGCGGCGCCGGACCGGCCGGCCACCCCGCGCTCCCCTCGCCGCGAGGCCGCACCGCCCCCTCCCCCGAAGCCCGAAGCAGCCGCTCCGCCTGCCGACGCCCCACCCGCGACGCCAGCCACACCCCGTTCGAAACGGCGGCGGCGGGGCCGGCGGCGCCGGGGCGGCGGGGGCGGCGGGGGCGGCGGGGGATCCGGCAGCCCACCGGGCGGCGGGGGCTGAGTGGCACCCTTCTACATCACCACCGCCATCGACTACGCCAACGGCGACCCCCATCTCGGGCACGCGTACGAGAAGGTCGGCGCGGATGCGATTGCGCGCTATCACCGGCTCCGCGGCGACGACGTCTGGTTCCTGATCGGGATGGACGAGCATGGCCAGAAGGTGGCGCAGGCGGCGGCCGCGGATAACGTGACGCCGCAGGAACTCGTCGACCGGGTCGCGCTGCGCTTCGAGGCGATGTGGCAGCGGCTGGGCCTCTCGCACGACCAGTTCATCCGCACCACCGCCGAGGCGCACAAGGCGGGCGTGGTGGCATTGATCGAGCGGATCTTCGAGCGCAATCCTGACGACTTCTACGAGCAGTCGTACCGGGGCCGCTACTGCGTGGGCTGCGAGGCCTTCAAGCAGGACAACGAAATCACCGACGACCGCTGCGCGCTGCACCCCACGCGGACGCTCGAATGGGTCGAGGAGCGCAACTGGTTCTTCCGGCTCTCCCGATACCGGGACTTCCTGCTGGAACTGATCGAGGGGAACCGCGAGTTCGTGCAGCCCGAGAGCCGCCGCAACGAGATCCTCGCGCTCCTCCGTCAGGGACTCGACGACATCTCGGCGAGCCGCTCGCGCTTCACCTGGGGTGTGCCGTTCCCACGGCTGACCAGCCAGGGAGAGCAACAGACCACCTACGTCTGGTTCGATGCCCTGCCCAACTACTGGACCGCCACCCGCGATCCGGCGTCCCGCGCCGAATGGCCGGCGCAACTGCATGTGATCGGGAAGGACATCACCCGATTCCACTGCGTCATCTGGCCTGCCATGTTGCGCGCCGCTGGCCTGCCCCTCCCGGAGCAGGTCTGGGCGCACGGCTTCGTGTATTTCCGCGGCGAGCGGTTCAGCAAGAGCGCGGGCACCAAGCTCGACCTCGGCGAGGCGATCGACCGCTTCGGACCCGACGCCTTCCGCTACTTCCTCCTGCGCGAGATCCCCTGGGACAGCGACGGCAACTTCACCTGGGAGCGGTTCGTCGACCTGTACACCTCCGACCTGGCCGACGGCCTCGGCAACCTCGCGAGCCGCTCCCTGGCGATGCTGGCGAAGTATCGCGAAGGGAAGGTGCCGAGCGCCGGGGAAACCTCGCTCGATCAGGCCGGCGCAGAGGCGATCCAGGCGTATGCACAGGCGATGGACTGCAACGATTTGCGCGGTGCGGCGGAATCGGCGTGGCGGATCGTTACGGCAGCAAACCAGTATATCGTGCAGACTGCCCCGTGGGTGCTGGCCAAGGGTGGGAAAGATGAGGAGCTCGACGCCGCCCTGGCGTCACTGGCTCGCTGCCTTTACCGGCTGGCCGTGCTGGTGAGCCCACTGATGCCCGGGAAGGCGGAAGAACTCTGGGCGGTACTGGGGCAGGATGGCAGAGCGGCGGCGGCCCGGTGGGAGTCGCTCGACTCTCCGCCGGTGGCCGGGGCGGCCACCCGCAAGCCGGACGGGCTCTTCCCCCGCCCGGAACCAAGCCCAAGTGCCTGATTCACAATAACTTACGACATCCAATCCACACCTTGACTTCCCCTGTACCGGGGGCCATTTTTGGTGCTTGTGATATGAAGGGGCCCCTTGGCATGCCTGGGGGCCCCTCACCGGGCGGAGCGGCCCACGGATTGCTTTAAGGGTTGCCCCCAGATCATCAGTGCAAAGGTTGGTGGAATGGCTGATCGCCGCTGGACGTTCATGGTCGTACCCGAAGGCACCGGTGCATCCCGGGCCATCCAGGTCTCGCAGTCGGTCCTGAAGGTGGGGGCGATTGGGCTGGGCCTGTTTGTCCTGCTTGCCCTGGTCCTTGGCTACGCAACCGTGAGCCGCAGCGTCGACCTCTCCCGTGCTGCCCGCCTTGAGCGCGAAAACCAGCAGCTGGCCGCCACCCTGGGCCAGCTGAACGCACGGATCTCCACCCTCTCCGACACCCTGGGCCAGATCACCCGGAACGACGCCCGCATCCGGCTCCTGGCCAACCTCGAGCCGACCGACCCGCAGGTGCTGCAGGCGGGCATTGGCGGACCGGCTCCCGAGGGCGCGGTGAACGGCGCCTCAAAGAGCGAGCTCGTGCGCCAGGCGACGGAGGTCTCCGTCGACCTGGACGCCATGATCCGGCGCGCCAACCTGCTGGCCCACTCCTTCGATGAAGCCGCGGACAGCCTTGCCTCCCACCGGGACCGCCTGGCCGCCCTGCCCTCCATCCTTCCGACGCAGGGCTGGCTGGCGAGCGCCTTCAGCTCCATGCGCGAACACCCGATCCTCCACGTGGCCCGGCCGCACGAGGGCATCGACGTGGTGGCGCCGATGGGCGCCCCGATCGAGGCCCCGGCAGCCGGCAAGGTCATCAGCGCGGGGTGGGAAACCGGCTACGGCTACTCCGTCTCCATCGATCACGGCTACGGCATCACGACGCGCTTTGCCCACGCCTCCAAGCTGCTGGTCCGCCGCGGCGACAAGGTCGAGCGCGGACAGCGCATCGCCCTGGTCGGCAACACCGGCCTGGCGACCGGGCCGCACCTCCACTACGAAGTGCATGTCCGCGGCCGCGCCGTGAATCCGCTGAACTATGTCTTGCCGGCGGGAGTGGTAACGGACTAGGCGGGGCAGCGGGGCAGCGGGGCAGCGGGGCAGCGGGGCAGCGGGGCAGCGGGGCAGCGGGGCAGCGGGGCAGCGGGGCCGAAGGTAACAACGGTGGATTCCCATGGGGAACCCACCGTTTTCTGTTTCCTCTGTCACCCCTGCGAAAGCCGGGGGCCATGACCCCGCCCCGCTGCCCCCCTGCCCCGCCTCCAGTTCGTCAGAACTGGACTTTCGGTGCATCCGCCGCCGCCGCGTTGGTCAGCTCGAAATACTCCTTCGGCGTCGACGCGCCGAACATCTTGGCGGTCAGGTTGTACGGGAAGGTCCGGACGTAGGTGTTGTACTGCCGGGCCGCCTGGTTGTAGTCCTGCCGCGCAACGGAGATCCTGTTCTCGGTGCCTTCGAGCTGGTCCTGCAGCTGCCGGAAATTCTCGTTCGACTTCAAGTCAGGATAATTCTCCACGATGGCCAGGAGCCGCCCGAGCGGGGCGTTCATCGCCTGGTTGGCATCGGCCATTTCCTGCAGGTTGCCGCCCTGCACGGCGCCCGCGAGCCGCGAGCGCGCGTCCGCCACCTCCGTGAAGATGGTGGTCTCCTGCTTGGCAAAGCCCTTGACCGTCTCCACCAGGTTCGGGATGAGGTCGGCCCGGCGCTGCAGCTGGACCTTGATCTGGCTCTCCGCCGAATTCACCTGCTCGTCGAGCGCCTGGATGCGGTTGTAGCCGCAACCAGCCAGGAGGGGCAGCAGCGCGAGAGCGGGCGCGAGGCGCATGACACGACGATTCATGGACGGTCTCCAATGGTCAGGTTATCAACGTAGCGCACCGTGGACTCCACGGCCGCGATATATCCGGCAAAGCAATCGGGGGTGCAGGTCCACTCGCCGTCGCCGAGATGCGTCAGGATCTCGACCACCCGCGTCGCCTGAAATCCGGCCACGAGGCCGGCGGTGGTGGCCACATCGGGGCGAGTCGGCGGGACCTGCGCCCCTGCGAGCACCAGCACGCCACGCAGCAGCACCACGAAGGACGGCGCCGTGCTCCGGGCGAGTCCGGCGAGCGCGCCGGGGTCGGCGGCCAGTGCCACAAACCCCTGCCGCAGCCGCAAGAGGCGACCGCGCAGATCGCGCTCGAGGGCGCCG harbors:
- the ricT gene encoding regulatory iron-sulfur-containing complex subunit RicT; the encoded protein is MPQTVEVRFKGNRKGLFDWAGEDQELRMRDAVIVDADRGQDLGRVSAVGETALKKCGSSCGGCAVGEAPPGDRAPVLRIATSEDVSTHEELRRSEEDIRRQIIGRVRSHNLPMKISDTEWQWDRKKLTVYFTSDKRVDFRNLVRELAGLFKTRIELRQIGVRDEAARLSGVGRCGREYCCSTWLTELSPVNLGLAKDQRLSLNPSQISGGCGRLLCCLKYEHEFYVTTRKRFPKEGRMVVTARGQEKVVAVDLFRERVFLRNEEGPRVVPLLQLKEEVEAAAGSAAPPARSAPAAAPDRPATPRSPRREAAPPPPPKPEAAAPPADAPPATPATPRSKRRRRGRRRRGGGGGGGGGGSGSPPGGGG
- a CDS encoding methionine--tRNA ligase; its protein translation is MAPFYITTAIDYANGDPHLGHAYEKVGADAIARYHRLRGDDVWFLIGMDEHGQKVAQAAAADNVTPQELVDRVALRFEAMWQRLGLSHDQFIRTTAEAHKAGVVALIERIFERNPDDFYEQSYRGRYCVGCEAFKQDNEITDDRCALHPTRTLEWVEERNWFFRLSRYRDFLLELIEGNREFVQPESRRNEILALLRQGLDDISASRSRFTWGVPFPRLTSQGEQQTTYVWFDALPNYWTATRDPASRAEWPAQLHVIGKDITRFHCVIWPAMLRAAGLPLPEQVWAHGFVYFRGERFSKSAGTKLDLGEAIDRFGPDAFRYFLLREIPWDSDGNFTWERFVDLYTSDLADGLGNLASRSLAMLAKYREGKVPSAGETSLDQAGAEAIQAYAQAMDCNDLRGAAESAWRIVTAANQYIVQTAPWVLAKGGKDEELDAALASLARCLYRLAVLVSPLMPGKAEELWAVLGQDGRAAAARWESLDSPPVAGAATRKPDGLFPRPEPSPSA
- a CDS encoding M23 family metallopeptidase, whose product is MADRRWTFMVVPEGTGASRAIQVSQSVLKVGAIGLGLFVLLALVLGYATVSRSVDLSRAARLERENQQLAATLGQLNARISTLSDTLGQITRNDARIRLLANLEPTDPQVLQAGIGGPAPEGAVNGASKSELVRQATEVSVDLDAMIRRANLLAHSFDEAADSLASHRDRLAALPSILPTQGWLASAFSSMREHPILHVARPHEGIDVVAPMGAPIEAPAAGKVISAGWETGYGYSVSIDHGYGITTRFAHASKLLVRRGDKVERGQRIALVGNTGLATGPHLHYEVHVRGRAVNPLNYVLPAGVVTD
- a CDS encoding LemA family protein, with the protein product MNRRVMRLAPALALLPLLAGCGYNRIQALDEQVNSAESQIKVQLQRRADLIPNLVETVKGFAKQETTIFTEVADARSRLAGAVQGGNLQEMADANQAMNAPLGRLLAIVENYPDLKSNENFRQLQDQLEGTENRISVARQDYNQAARQYNTYVRTFPYNLTAKMFGASTPKEYFELTNAAAADAPKVQF